Proteins found in one Chloracidobacterium sp. genomic segment:
- a CDS encoding sigma-54-dependent Fis family transcriptional regulator, translating to MNNQFANANTDTASSIFEDKIALYARVPHYILITGERGTGKTTIARQIHDHSLRSEREFVGVNCASFSSELLESELFGYEKGAFTGAIAPKAGLFEAAGGGTLFLDEIGELSLSLQAKFLKAVEERRIRRVGGTRDREIDVRIIAATSRDLLSMVNSGSFRADLFDRLNILQLETLPLRFQKERILETFFDQLEKERATIGIELPFKFEKDALAAIQELEWKGNYRELRNFATRLAVESIDEVEITHQCVNRLVRDRDRCQHVEMPILDENESFLTVILDPETDDLDSVYVKAAATFIEHALKQSNGNLRRAARSINTTHSTISRILKKNQERFVDTSDKVIASYVAAA from the coding sequence ATGAACAATCAATTTGCTAACGCGAATACCGACACTGCGTCGTCGATCTTTGAGGATAAAATAGCCCTCTACGCGCGGGTTCCGCACTACATTCTCATCACGGGTGAGAGAGGGACCGGTAAGACGACGATCGCCCGACAGATCCATGATCATAGTCTTCGGTCGGAACGGGAGTTCGTAGGAGTAAATTGCGCAAGTTTTTCTTCAGAACTTCTTGAATCAGAACTGTTCGGGTACGAAAAAGGAGCATTCACCGGAGCGATCGCTCCGAAGGCCGGGCTTTTTGAGGCTGCGGGCGGCGGTACTCTTTTTCTTGATGAGATAGGTGAGCTGTCGCTGAGCCTTCAGGCAAAGTTTCTGAAGGCGGTAGAAGAACGGCGTATTCGCCGGGTCGGCGGGACGCGGGATCGCGAAATAGATGTGCGGATCATAGCCGCGACTTCTAGAGACCTTCTATCGATGGTGAATAGTGGCTCATTCAGAGCCGATCTTTTCGATCGGTTGAATATCCTTCAGCTTGAAACATTACCTCTTCGTTTTCAGAAGGAAAGGATATTAGAGACATTCTTCGATCAATTAGAAAAAGAGAGAGCGACAATCGGTATAGAATTGCCTTTCAAGTTCGAGAAGGATGCACTCGCGGCGATCCAGGAACTGGAATGGAAGGGCAACTACCGTGAACTTCGCAACTTTGCCACGCGCCTGGCCGTGGAATCGATCGATGAGGTAGAGATTACGCATCAGTGCGTTAATCGTCTGGTGCGTGATAGAGACAGATGTCAGCACGTTGAGATGCCAATTTTGGACGAAAACGAAAGCTTTTTAACGGTTATCCTTGACCCGGAAACCGATGATCTGGATAGCGTCTATGTGAAGGCCGCCGCTACTTTTATTGAACACGCCTTAAAACAATCAAACGGGAATCTGAGACGCGCGGCTAGGTCAATCAACACTACTCATTCGACGATCTCTAGGATTTT
- a CDS encoding strawberry notch family protein, producing the protein MPIITSGESTSTGDIPTSEPDIQIYSPRYVLGGSPHPGVIVEPPGLANVEPPAIKYRPRLPKYLSQTGKLSAMQIERIIYAGQSHEQRLPDGARAGISIGDGTGTGKTATLAGVILDNWFQGRRRSVWFSVKTDLIEAVSDEFKRLGLTPPIKLINDFPTDQEIDIEDGIVFCTYRSLIAKSKKGNKRIDQITRWLGSNGIVVFDEGHKAKYAFADDRGKSTQTGAAVLEIQNPEKFPDVRVVYSSATSAGGVRHLAYMSRLGLWGAGTNFPLGFEQFAEEIESGGVGALEMVCRDLKAMGRYLCGNLSMGTDPESGLSVEFREVIHMLTPAQRRMYDNMAQGWQEVFRNIHRALELTNSGKATKSSALNQFWAEHQRCFRNLITAFKVPTLIREIEDALGRKESIVVSITGTGESQTKKQIERAADQDEAIDSLDFSPRETLTRLVANCFPTACFQERTNPYSGTIEYVPIVDANGDQVASRAAMQLRAELLDKLSILEVPEHPLDQLVNYFGVENIAEMTGRKKRLIRTANGTLEYRPRQLAGVPSKLINLHEKNAFQKGDKRIAIMSEVASTGDSLHAGRTVGNQQRRLHIAAELKWSADKQIQDFGRTHRTGQVAPPVYLLVFTELGGEKRFSSTIARRLGNMGALTKGDRRAEKAGNLDKYNLESREGRSALSVVLTGIMRGREIEGLDDPQKALRDMGLVKTIDGSEEVPDSEKTNIPRFLNRLLSLEVDRQNALFDYFYCTFLETIEYLKQKGKLDDGMEDLKAISVAISGSPQILNSDPMTGAKTVYYKLELKVATTPAKYRDMAASGIHQFFQDRRDGSFVAVRRTLSHTDPETGERYQMFSITKPAGRNVAYLRESELNQRYRIVPKTKAEGWWVNEENKIPAFENRTVHILSGALLPIWKYLKTLSHDALNIVRTTTDDGTRLVGVKISEEWLKDIRQHFGLRASLPTTANEVLRVVDFEKNSVNLNGDATIRATRFQGQLLTEVCPATFEQIRELREMGLVNIVQHGRQRFFLPQESPWLALERVLALYPPESTDISFLPEMQGDSNAFEKEEPVELPEWIIEPDPGAVHFLGAVQELT; encoded by the coding sequence GTGCCGATTATTACCTCGGGTGAATCAACTTCGACCGGGGATATTCCAACGAGCGAGCCAGACATTCAGATATATTCCCCACGATATGTTCTCGGTGGTTCACCTCACCCGGGAGTGATCGTAGAACCGCCGGGACTCGCCAACGTCGAACCGCCGGCAATAAAATATCGTCCACGCCTGCCGAAATATCTGTCTCAGACAGGAAAACTTTCGGCGATGCAGATAGAACGGATTATCTACGCGGGTCAGTCACACGAACAGCGTCTGCCCGATGGTGCGCGAGCCGGCATAAGTATCGGTGACGGGACTGGAACGGGTAAGACGGCGACACTCGCGGGAGTAATTCTTGATAACTGGTTTCAGGGGCGAAGGCGGTCCGTATGGTTTTCGGTCAAGACCGATCTGATCGAAGCAGTTTCAGACGAGTTCAAAAGGCTTGGACTTACGCCACCGATCAAGCTGATCAATGATTTCCCAACCGATCAAGAGATCGACATTGAAGACGGAATCGTATTTTGTACATACCGGTCGCTGATAGCCAAATCGAAAAAGGGAAACAAGAGGATCGATCAGATAACACGCTGGCTCGGATCAAACGGCATCGTAGTCTTCGATGAAGGGCACAAGGCAAAGTACGCATTTGCCGACGACCGCGGCAAATCGACGCAGACTGGAGCCGCTGTACTTGAGATCCAGAACCCGGAAAAATTCCCGGATGTCAGAGTTGTTTATTCTTCCGCCACTTCGGCAGGCGGGGTGCGACATCTCGCTTACATGTCACGGCTCGGATTGTGGGGAGCGGGAACCAATTTTCCGTTAGGCTTCGAGCAGTTCGCCGAAGAGATCGAATCAGGCGGTGTTGGTGCTCTGGAGATGGTGTGCCGCGACCTTAAGGCGATGGGACGATACCTATGCGGCAACCTAAGTATGGGAACCGACCCCGAGTCAGGCCTATCGGTCGAGTTTCGCGAGGTAATTCACATGCTGACACCTGCTCAGCGGAGGATGTACGACAACATGGCCCAGGGCTGGCAGGAAGTCTTTCGGAATATTCATCGGGCCTTGGAACTTACAAATTCCGGAAAAGCCACCAAAAGCAGTGCCCTCAATCAGTTCTGGGCGGAGCATCAGAGATGCTTTCGCAATCTGATAACTGCATTTAAGGTGCCGACTCTGATTCGTGAAATCGAAGATGCCCTCGGCAGAAAAGAATCTATTGTTGTCTCGATAACAGGCACCGGCGAAAGCCAGACAAAGAAGCAGATAGAGCGTGCAGCGGATCAGGATGAGGCTATTGACAGTCTGGATTTTAGCCCAAGAGAGACTCTTACTCGCCTGGTTGCGAATTGCTTTCCGACAGCGTGTTTTCAGGAACGAACAAATCCATATAGTGGGACCATCGAATATGTTCCTATCGTCGATGCCAACGGCGATCAGGTGGCAAGTCGGGCCGCTATGCAACTTAGGGCAGAACTGCTTGATAAGTTATCTATCCTTGAAGTGCCTGAACATCCGCTTGATCAACTCGTGAACTATTTCGGGGTTGAGAATATAGCGGAGATGACGGGCCGGAAGAAACGCCTGATTAGGACGGCAAACGGCACTCTGGAGTATCGGCCGCGCCAACTTGCCGGGGTCCCTTCGAAGCTTATCAACCTTCACGAAAAGAATGCCTTTCAGAAAGGCGACAAAAGGATTGCCATTATGTCCGAGGTGGCATCGACCGGTGACAGCCTTCATGCGGGCCGAACTGTCGGAAACCAGCAGAGACGTCTTCACATTGCTGCAGAACTAAAATGGTCGGCCGATAAACAGATCCAGGACTTCGGGCGCACACATCGAACCGGTCAAGTTGCACCGCCAGTCTATCTGCTTGTCTTCACGGAACTCGGCGGCGAAAAGCGATTCTCTTCAACCATCGCCAGGCGCCTTGGAAACATGGGAGCACTTACAAAGGGCGACCGGCGAGCGGAGAAGGCCGGCAACCTCGATAAATATAATCTCGAATCCAGAGAAGGACGTTCGGCTCTCAGCGTCGTGCTGACTGGCATTATGCGGGGCCGTGAGATCGAAGGACTGGACGATCCTCAAAAAGCTCTGCGAGACATGGGGCTCGTGAAAACAATAGACGGAAGTGAAGAAGTTCCTGACAGCGAGAAGACAAATATCCCGCGTTTCCTGAATAGGCTTCTTTCGTTAGAGGTGGACCGACAGAATGCACTCTTCGACTACTTCTATTGTACATTCCTGGAAACCATCGAGTACCTCAAACAGAAAGGCAAACTCGATGACGGGATGGAAGACCTAAAGGCGATTTCGGTCGCGATCTCAGGATCGCCGCAAATTCTTAATTCCGATCCAATGACCGGAGCGAAGACTGTCTACTACAAACTCGAGCTTAAAGTCGCAACCACTCCAGCGAAGTATCGGGATATGGCTGCAAGCGGAATACATCAGTTCTTTCAGGACCGTCGAGACGGATCGTTCGTTGCGGTTCGAAGAACCCTATCGCACACGGATCCAGAGACAGGAGAACGCTATCAGATGTTCTCGATAACCAAACCTGCTGGTCGCAATGTAGCCTATCTACGCGAGAGCGAGCTAAATCAGCGCTATCGGATAGTCCCGAAGACAAAGGCTGAAGGCTGGTGGGTCAATGAGGAGAACAAGATTCCCGCATTCGAGAACAGAACTGTACATATTCTGAGCGGTGCATTGCTTCCAATATGGAAATATCTGAAGACGCTCAGTCACGACGCACTGAACATTGTTCGGACGACCACAGATGACGGGACCCGGCTTGTCGGCGTAAAGATCTCGGAAGAATGGCTCAAGGACATTCGGCAACACTTCGGGCTTCGTGCGAGCTTACCGACAACTGCGAATGAAGTGCTTCGCGTCGTTGACTTCGAGAAGAACAGCGTCAATCTGAATGGGGACGCGACCATTAGAGCGACACGTTTCCAGGGACAGCTACTTACGGAGGTATGTCCAGCAACCTTCGAGCAGATCAGAGAGTTACGCGAAATGGGACTCGTCAACATTGTGCAGCACGGCCGACAGAGATTCTTTCTCCCGCAAGAGTCTCCGTGGCTGGCTCTTGAGCGGGTACTGGCTCTGTACCCGCCGGAATCGACCGACATCAGCTTTCTTCCAGAAATGCAGGGCGACTCTAACGCCTTCGAGAAAGAAGAACCGGTCGAACTTCCTGAATGGATAATCGAACCTGATCCGGGCGCCGTTCACTTTTTGGGAGCTGTTCAAGAATTAACTTGA
- a CDS encoding class I SAM-dependent methyltransferase, translating into MTRPNPAEAVSKVLRPLQERLPTQTWRSETQIIFQQFSTPAAIAFLAAYLLNIRHGETVLEPSCGTGSLAVWVEAAGASVIANEIDPRRRALLQTLGFNTYGFDGEFIDDLLPANLIPDVVLANPPFSSSSGRVHRNSVQYGFRHIDAALRRLRKGGRFAVILGESGSPTSRYGSRFWSNLQPEIELKAAIELPGREFYSNGTSVKTTLIIGTKPGSSQNCSSAEIQSVPHIVARSVEHAFEQSLELNLRF; encoded by the coding sequence ATGACAAGACCGAATCCTGCTGAGGCCGTTTCAAAGGTCCTGAGACCTTTGCAGGAGCGGCTTCCAACCCAAACATGGCGAAGTGAAACACAGATAATTTTCCAACAGTTTTCGACGCCAGCCGCGATCGCTTTTCTCGCAGCATATCTTCTAAATATCCGGCACGGCGAGACGGTTCTGGAACCGTCCTGCGGGACCGGCAGTCTCGCCGTCTGGGTCGAGGCGGCCGGAGCGAGCGTGATAGCTAACGAGATCGACCCGAGACGAAGGGCATTGTTACAAACTTTGGGATTTAACACATATGGGTTTGACGGGGAGTTCATTGATGATCTGTTACCCGCAAATCTGATTCCCGATGTGGTCCTTGCCAATCCACCGTTCTCCTCAAGCTCAGGACGAGTACACAGAAACAGTGTGCAATACGGTTTTCGCCATATCGACGCAGCCTTGCGAAGGCTGAGGAAGGGCGGACGGTTCGCAGTTATTCTTGGCGAGAGCGGGTCGCCAACGTCACGCTATGGCAGCCGTTTTTGGAGCAATCTACAACCCGAGATCGAATTGAAAGCGGCGATCGAATTGCCCGGCCGTGAATTCTACTCTAACGGCACAAGCGTAAAGACGACGCTCATCATCGGAACGAAACCCGGTTCATCTCAGAATTGTTCATCCGCTGAAATCCAGAGTGTTCCTCATATTGTGGCTCGGTCGGTCGAGCATGCTTTCGAACAATCACTCGAGTTGAATCTCCGTTTCTGA
- a CDS encoding type IV toxin-antitoxin system AbiEi family antitoxin domain-containing protein encodes MMDKRQQPQIKKLGVFTLAQGKSVGISQQDLSRLVAAKDLVRIGRGIYLHPNASLDKDVGFQIAYSKFGPGSAIGGLSALYHYNLAEQVPGEIWVMVPPEKRTRETGYKLIRTKTSLDKQIIDEKGYRIVTVERAVLEALKFSTKIGERTAVKAAREALATRKTTEAKLAKAAKELELESVLAKYLEVIVP; translated from the coding sequence ATGATGGATAAGCGACAGCAGCCACAAATCAAAAAACTTGGGGTCTTTACACTGGCTCAAGGTAAGTCCGTGGGAATTAGTCAGCAAGACCTATCCCGGCTTGTCGCTGCAAAGGACCTCGTTCGTATCGGTCGTGGAATCTACCTCCATCCCAACGCCTCGCTGGATAAAGATGTCGGATTCCAAATCGCGTATTCAAAGTTTGGGCCAGGTTCAGCAATTGGGGGCCTTTCAGCTCTATATCACTACAATCTTGCTGAACAAGTGCCTGGAGAAATATGGGTAATGGTTCCTCCGGAGAAAAGAACCCGAGAAACCGGTTATAAACTGATTCGAACAAAAACGAGCCTCGACAAACAGATCATAGATGAAAAGGGATATCGAATCGTAACCGTAGAAAGGGCGGTTCTGGAGGCTCTAAAATTCAGCACAAAGATTGGCGAGCGAACGGCCGTCAAGGCTGCCAGAGAAGCTCTTGCAACAAGAAAAACTACGGAAGCAAAGCTTGCAAAAGCAGCAAAAGAGCTTGAGCTTGAATCGGTACTCGCCAAATATCTGGAGGTCATCGTGCCATGA
- a CDS encoding helix-turn-helix transcriptional regulator has product MAELRKKRSLTQQQLCDLVGVHVTMLSSYESSRSQPTLDVIRRMALALDVTADELVFDKAERQPQMLDKELLKNWEKIDGLPDDDKLAVKKIVAALLVKHSVELAVR; this is encoded by the coding sequence TTGGCGGAACTGAGAAAAAAGAGAAGCCTCACGCAGCAGCAGCTGTGCGATCTTGTGGGCGTTCACGTAACGATGCTAAGCAGCTACGAAAGCAGCCGTTCGCAGCCGACACTCGATGTGATTAGGCGGATGGCACTGGCTTTAGACGTAACGGCTGACGAACTCGTTTTCGACAAAGCCGAACGCCAGCCGCAGATGCTCGACAAGGAGCTGTTGAAGAACTGGGAAAAGATTGACGGCTTGCCGGACGACGACAAACTCGCCGTCAAAAAGATCGTCGCCGCACTCTTGGTCAAACATTCGGTCGAACTTGCCGTCCGGTGA
- a CDS encoding RHS repeat-associated core domain-containing protein — MPTSFAYPNITNPTVSASNNRFASGQDYSYDLSGNTTTDATGQTFIYDAENKQVEVSDSNGVIGQYWYDGDGKRIKKYVPATSETTVFVYDSLGRSVAEYSTIVASPQNAKVSYLTNDHLGSPRINTDANGDVTALHDYDPFGEEIYTTQRTAGLGYAADTVRKQFTGYERDNETELDYAKARMFGSGFGRFTSPDPYKIVAEIEFEETSEKARAKLNNYLRKPQQWNAYAYAINNPLRYTDPTGEIIKLTGTDAEVQAKLKRLNDFLGDERFNLIKKSSDGRILYLNDKDICGGNYSKFANIGNNAEIKDFSKKFADILASPRAVRFNIGLETFFKPQTGPVDGRGVKTLVDIRARGGAFTLSTEESMSGEIEIWVAPNAAQAGNNEAIKRNTSTLTRDGSQLRFPDNSVVDAHEFGHGYDLLNGLPDGTNSVGFENAARANRPGTQRRKSEH, encoded by the coding sequence ATGCCGACATCGTTCGCGTATCCGAATATCACAAATCCAACCGTTAGCGCGTCCAACAACCGCTTTGCATCGGGTCAAGACTATTCATATGACCTGTCCGGCAACACGACCACCGATGCCACCGGCCAAACATTTATCTACGATGCAGAAAACAAACAGGTCGAAGTAAGCGATTCGAACGGGGTCATTGGTCAATATTGGTACGACGGAGATGGGAAAAGAATAAAGAAATACGTGCCTGCAACGAGCGAGACTACGGTATTTGTTTACGATTCTTTAGGCCGATCTGTCGCGGAGTATTCAACAATTGTTGCCTCACCGCAGAATGCAAAGGTTAGCTACTTAACCAATGACCACCTCGGTTCACCCCGAATCAACACCGACGCAAACGGCGACGTCACCGCCCTACATGATTATGATCCATTTGGTGAGGAGATCTACACAACCCAACGGACCGCCGGCCTTGGTTACGCTGCCGACACTGTGAGGAAACAATTCACCGGATATGAACGTGATAATGAGACTGAGCTAGACTACGCCAAAGCCAGAATGTTTGGAAGTGGGTTTGGTAGATTTACTTCGCCTGATCCTTACAAAATTGTTGCTGAAATAGAATTTGAAGAAACTTCGGAAAAAGCAAGAGCCAAATTAAACAACTATCTCAGAAAACCGCAGCAATGGAATGCTTATGCATACGCCATAAACAATCCGTTACGATACACCGATCCGACGGGAGAAATCATTAAATTAACTGGGACTGATGCAGAAGTTCAGGCAAAGCTCAAGAGACTCAACGATTTTCTTGGCGACGAACGGTTCAATTTAATAAAGAAGAGCTCTGATGGAAGGATTCTCTATCTTAACGACAAAGACATTTGTGGCGGGAATTATTCAAAGTTTGCGAACATAGGGAATAATGCCGAGATAAAGGACTTTAGCAAGAAGTTCGCGGATATTCTAGCTAGTCCAAGAGCCGTAAGATTCAATATCGGCTTAGAAACTTTCTTTAAGCCTCAAACCGGTCCCGTGGACGGACGTGGGGTGAAAACCCTTGTCGATATTAGGGCTAGAGGTGGTGCTTTCACGCTTTCCACTGAAGAGAGTATGAGTGGCGAAATTGAGATATGGGTCGCCCCGAATGCCGCCCAAGCTGGGAATAACGAAGCAATCAAAAGGAATACCTCCACGCTGACGAGAGACGGCAGCCAACTTCGGTTCCCGGACAACAGTGTTGTAGATGCCCACGAATTCGGCCACGGCTATGATCTCTTAAACGGTCTACCAGATGGTACAAACTCAGTAGGATTTGAAAACGCGGCAAGGGCGAACAGGCCGGGAACCCAAAGAAGGAAATCGGAGCATTAA
- a CDS encoding tetratricopeptide repeat protein, with protein sequence MKFMISIMASVLVVSFTCDTPKYKGTGNDSIANQESTRADPMTPPSPSPEPLSEEICIDRLAEIRVTSIKKGSAAAIPEYQSLLGNGCDHDGVRMAYGLALAGSDRFHEAVEQYRLVTKRNPRHWAAHWTLAQTLIIELGDFEEGLKETKRSRELDDLGDVGHLYDYYLGRAFEGMDKAQEALTHFRRFEKLQSKINKNDEKLIDTRKRIAKLEVTLENSGIRDAALVTARN encoded by the coding sequence ATGAAATTCATGATATCCATTATGGCTAGCGTTTTGGTCGTAAGCTTTACGTGCGACACTCCCAAATACAAAGGTACGGGAAACGATTCTATAGCGAATCAGGAATCGACACGAGCTGATCCAATGACCCCACCATCGCCCTCCCCCGAGCCCTTAAGTGAGGAGATTTGTATCGATCGACTTGCCGAGATCAGAGTAACTTCTATAAAAAAGGGATCGGCAGCGGCGATTCCGGAATACCAGTCGCTACTCGGGAACGGATGCGACCATGATGGGGTTCGCATGGCATATGGACTGGCACTGGCCGGAAGTGATCGCTTTCACGAGGCCGTAGAGCAATACCGATTGGTCACCAAACGGAATCCGCGACACTGGGCTGCTCATTGGACTTTGGCCCAGACGCTGATTATTGAGTTGGGCGACTTCGAAGAAGGATTGAAAGAAACCAAGCGCTCCAGGGAACTCGATGACCTCGGGGACGTAGGCCATCTTTACGACTATTATCTCGGCCGAGCTTTTGAGGGCATGGACAAGGCTCAGGAGGCCCTCACGCATTTTCGTAGGTTCGAGAAACTACAATCGAAGATCAACAAAAATGACGAGAAGCTAATCGACACGAGGAAGAGAATTGCAAAGCTTGAGGTTACGCTCGAAAACTCGGGAATACGAGATGCTGCGCTGGTTACAGCACGGAATTAG
- a CDS encoding RHS repeat-associated core domain-containing protein → MSNCAFITGYERDGETGLDYAQARYFGSSLGRFTSVDAFGPWAMTEEEKIEFLSLPQRWNRYAYVSGNPLKYSDPTGLYVCDNTVSGECTKIQKVWKLFEIRALKNSRNSRIGSCTKTTRRSLQLEIKLLSSSTT, encoded by the coding sequence ATCTCGAATTGCGCGTTCATAACCGGCTATGAACGCGATGGCGAAACCGGGCTGGATTATGCTCAGGCTCGGTATTTTGGCAGTTCGCTGGGGCGGTTTACCTCTGTCGATGCTTTCGGGCCTTGGGCAATGACCGAAGAAGAAAAGATCGAATTCCTTTCTTTGCCTCAGAGATGGAACAGATATGCTTACGTGTCGGGGAATCCGCTCAAGTACAGCGATCCGACCGGTCTTTACGTTTGCGATAATACCGTTAGTGGGGAGTGCACGAAAATTCAGAAGGTCTGGAAGCTCTTCGAGATAAGGGCACTAAAGAACAGCAGAAATTCGCGAATTGGCTCTTGCACAAAGACAACAAGACGGTCTTTACAATTGGAGATAAAGCTTCTGTCTTCATCAACGACGTAA
- a CDS encoding tyrosine-type recombinase/integrase → MDREIYRHIARRTDERSLLGKRPKPEEKTGHESDSFVPFRYGQGLSYPQIWSIVKNASEAAMINATVHTFRHACATHLLRHGASLRHIQKLLGHSSLDTTQIYTQVEISDIKKRWAKQLKISGKPQTNRLKSPVEL, encoded by the coding sequence ATGGATCGAGAGATATATCGCCACATCGCGCGTCGAACTGATGAGCGGAGCCTACTGGGGAAAAGGCCGAAGCCGGAAGAAAAGACCGGTCACGAATCCGACAGCTTTGTTCCTTTCCGTTACGGGCAGGGCCTCTCGTATCCGCAGATATGGAGCATCGTAAAGAACGCTTCGGAAGCGGCCATGATCAACGCGACGGTCCACACCTTCCGGCACGCCTGCGCGACGCATCTTCTCCGCCACGGAGCGAGCCTCCGCCACATCCAAAAACTGCTCGGACACTCCAGCCTCGACACGACCCAGATCTACACCCAGGTCGAGATCTCGGACATAAAAAAGCGGTGGGCAAAGCAACTGAAAATCTCCGGCAAACCTCAAACAAATAGGTTAAAAAGCCCTGTCGAGTTATAA
- a CDS encoding site-specific integrase has translation MNKEIEKYLSELEAKGYSKDLRRSSERVLNNLQLYLQEAWLIKLNEAEETHLNSYLVHLKKYTDQKASSLRQTVSRIRRFFQWLYTSNKVLANIAETFDLPKAGHTLPHVPTEAEISKIIEQCDTDKAIGVRDRSILETLYACGIRHGELYRLNMRDFDGGPCVSAKAKERENASFP, from the coding sequence GTGAACAAAGAGATCGAAAAATACCTCTCGGAACTCGAAGCCAAAGGCTACTCGAAGGACCTCCGAAGATCGAGCGAGAGAGTGCTGAATAACTTGCAGCTTTACCTGCAGGAAGCCTGGCTGATAAAGCTGAACGAGGCCGAGGAAACGCACCTGAACTCGTACCTTGTTCACCTCAAGAAATACACCGACCAGAAGGCATCATCCTTAAGACAAACCGTGTCGAGGATCAGACGCTTTTTCCAATGGCTTTACACATCGAATAAAGTGCTTGCGAACATCGCCGAGACCTTCGATCTTCCCAAAGCCGGACACACATTGCCGCACGTCCCGACCGAAGCCGAAATATCGAAGATCATCGAGCAATGCGACACCGACAAAGCGATCGGCGTTCGCGATCGCTCCATACTCGAAACCCTATACGCCTGCGGCATCCGTCACGGAGAGCTTTACCGCTTGAATATGCGCGACTTCGACGGCGGACCTTGCGTATCCGCGAAGGCAAAGGAAAGAGAGAACGCATCGTTCCCCTGA
- a CDS encoding tyrosine-type recombinase/integrase, with translation MRRGWPLTQSSQTALKLYLEQARTAFASQPGQIRLFVSSRSGGPLDVDDIRRIVRKWTKNANIKKNVTPHTMRHSCATHLLKGRADIRQIQKLLGHRRLSSTEIYTHVELGDLAEVISRCHPREKKRSITVKRAQKRGSEKMCETAPQPVRQDRPRSTVCNRTK, from the coding sequence ATGAGACGCGGCTGGCCGCTCACTCAATCGTCGCAGACAGCCTTGAAGCTCTATCTCGAACAGGCGCGTACCGCTTTTGCATCCCAGCCGGGACAGATCCGCTTGTTCGTCTCGTCGCGTTCGGGCGGGCCGCTGGACGTGGACGACATACGCCGGATCGTCCGCAAATGGACGAAGAACGCCAACATAAAAAAGAACGTCACGCCGCACACGATGAGGCATTCATGTGCCACCCATCTGCTCAAGGGCAGGGCTGACATACGGCAGATACAGAAGCTTCTCGGACACCGCCGCCTGTCGTCAACCGAGATCTACACGCACGTCGAGCTTGGCGATCTGGCTGAGGTCATCAGCCGCTGTCATCCCAGAGAAAAAAAGCGGTCGATAACGGTAAAAAGAGCCCAAAAACGCGGGTCTGAAAAAATGTGCGAAACGGCTCCCCAGCCTGTACGACAGGATAGACCAAGATCCACCGTTTGTAATCGGACTAAATGA